A portion of the Limosilactobacillus reuteri genome contains these proteins:
- a CDS encoding type B 50S ribosomal protein L31, giving the protein MKQGIHPDYHPVVFEDSSTGYKFLSGSTATSSETVKWEDGNEYPLIRVEVTSDSHPFYTGKQKFTQADGAVDKFNKKYGLK; this is encoded by the coding sequence ATGAAACAAGGAATTCATCCAGATTATCATCCAGTAGTTTTTGAAGATTCATCTACTGGTTACAAGTTTCTCTCTGGCTCAACAGCCACTTCAAGTGAAACTGTTAAGTGGGAAGACGGTAATGAATACCCATTAATTCGGGTTGAAGTTACTTCAGATTCACACCCATTCTACACTGGTAAGCAAAAGTTTACTCAAGCCGACGGTGCTGTCGACAAGTTCAACAAGAAGTACGGTCTCAAGTAA
- a CDS encoding class A sortase, with protein sequence MKKDKKRSLECLRWTAVVVLLLVSVVLIFNQQIKSYLVGSYKPEITRQTVQSNQKKKATYDFQSVKDLNLQTAAKARANKQSINTIGAITVPAINMTIPIANGVDNTTLALAAGTLRPDMKMGEGNYALAGHNMAHGSKILFSPLYYHAKVGQMIYITNMDRVYEYKIYQREFIAATRVDVVDNTPEKIITLITCDATGANRLMIRGKFVKSEPFTKAPQNVQKNFSEKYTTGR encoded by the coding sequence GTGAAAAAAGATAAAAAGCGATCACTTGAATGTTTACGGTGGACAGCGGTTGTTGTACTGTTATTGGTATCAGTTGTCTTAATTTTTAACCAGCAGATTAAGTCTTACTTGGTAGGGAGTTATAAACCTGAGATTACTCGGCAAACGGTTCAAAGCAACCAAAAGAAAAAGGCGACTTATGATTTTCAAAGTGTCAAAGATCTTAACTTGCAAACGGCTGCCAAGGCTCGTGCAAATAAGCAATCGATTAATACCATTGGAGCAATTACGGTTCCCGCTATTAATATGACGATTCCAATTGCTAATGGGGTTGATAATACAACTCTTGCGTTAGCAGCAGGAACCCTTCGTCCAGACATGAAGATGGGGGAAGGAAACTATGCGTTAGCTGGTCATAATATGGCCCATGGAAGTAAAATCCTATTTTCCCCATTGTACTATCATGCTAAGGTGGGACAGATGATTTATATCACCAACATGGATCGCGTTTATGAATATAAGATTTATCAGCGTGAATTTATTGCGGCGACCCGGGTTGATGTGGTAGACAATACGCCGGAAAAGATTATTACTTTGATTACTTGTGACGCTACCGGGGCCAATCGGTTGATGATCCGCGGTAAATTTGTTAAATCAGAACCATTTACGAAAGCACCACAAAATGTACAAAAGAATTTTAGCGAGAAATATACAACAGGTCGTTAA
- a CDS encoding IS30 family transposase, with protein MTHLNDTMSTSLLTTHKKNAHLTKEERVMIATLKSQGLSNRAIGRQLGVNHQTINNELNRGTVRQLRRQKSNGKIYEYSYYIYSYEAGQATYLEHHRHSGRRRLYYSSKQFLRLADQLMLGEFDDHHYSPQAVIYKARDLMNDGTLIPKSVVTLYQWINEGVLRTSNLDLFEKPKRKHHRTHPQAKRCLGPNIAQRPQTADQRSEIGHWELDTVQGQKNGNDSVVLVMTDRLSRVNITSKIAGKTAHAVNQFFINLRQKMGTDAYYRIFKTITSDNGSEFSELTQVHDHVFYADPYSPWERGSNEINNRFLRKEITKGEAINNYSSAQIIATNDWMNHYPRAMFNGHSSMDIYRKAFYQEISQLHQPIINWSVLFI; from the coding sequence ATGACGCACTTAAATGATACCATGTCTACTAGTTTATTGACTACTCATAAAAAGAATGCTCATCTTACTAAAGAAGAACGTGTGATGATTGCGACTTTAAAGTCGCAAGGACTTTCCAATCGCGCAATTGGTCGCCAATTAGGAGTTAATCATCAAACAATTAATAACGAGCTCAACCGTGGTACGGTCCGCCAACTTCGTCGTCAAAAATCTAATGGTAAGATTTACGAATATTCTTACTACATCTATAGTTATGAAGCTGGTCAGGCCACATATCTTGAACATCACCGCCATTCTGGTCGTCGTCGCTTATATTATTCTTCAAAGCAATTTTTACGATTAGCTGATCAGCTAATGCTTGGTGAGTTTGACGACCACCATTACTCCCCACAAGCGGTTATTTATAAGGCTCGAGATTTAATGAATGATGGCACCCTGATCCCAAAGTCGGTTGTAACTTTATATCAATGGATTAATGAGGGTGTGCTTCGTACGTCCAATTTAGACCTCTTTGAAAAACCTAAACGTAAGCATCATCGAACTCATCCGCAAGCTAAAAGGTGCTTAGGGCCTAATATTGCTCAACGACCTCAAACTGCGGACCAACGGTCCGAAATTGGCCATTGGGAACTAGATACAGTTCAGGGACAGAAAAACGGTAATGACAGTGTTGTACTAGTAATGACTGATCGCCTTTCACGAGTTAATATCACGAGTAAAATTGCTGGTAAAACTGCGCATGCAGTAAATCAGTTCTTTATAAATTTACGCCAGAAAATGGGCACAGATGCTTACTATCGCATCTTTAAGACAATAACCTCTGACAACGGTTCAGAATTTAGTGAGTTAACACAAGTTCACGATCATGTTTTCTATGCTGATCCGTATTCCCCTTGGGAACGTGGATCCAATGAGATCAATAACCGGTTTCTCCGCAAGGAGATTACCAAAGGTGAAGCTATAAATAACTATAGTAGTGCTCAGATCATAGCGACTAATGATTGGATGAATCACTATCCACGAGCTATGTTTAATGGACATTCGTCAATGGATATCTATCGTAAGGCCTTCTACCAAGAGATATCACAGCTCCATCAACCAATAATCAATTGGTCAGTATTATTTATTTGA
- a CDS encoding PTS transporter subunit EIIC → MHEKIINRIIALHRYSFVRITRQTLIMIFPIVFIGTMAKMILKTVFKPDGFIYNIAFLDVIPQNVLRIIQFMLTSISQLTLGILGIYTVYMAAKFTAKRYRRDGKFAGITAILTLLLMSYRYGKSSPQFSLSFYQRLLSGNSLLIVLILGYGIGQLYRWLTQPKDDDNTNALPLLQERSFSSMLPMTISLIFGVTVALFLNSNTIYHAWSASYSTLVTTAQEHRQLWLTLLATMGLTIFDWLGLGVPYTSMALTSGDSFTANLNYAFAHGTPWNVPYEFLGSSLYNSFANFGGDGLILALIVAILLTSNGSYMHRVARWTALPTLFNFNYATMIGLPVVFNPLFLIPFVFLPIVNILLASLAIAIHLIPSTPYPVLQGTPGPLISFLGTNGNWGILIFTLVLLLIDIAAYIPFVKMTLVVENRLTLAEQGVTSHEKND, encoded by the coding sequence ATGCATGAAAAAATTATTAATCGAATAATTGCCCTGCATCGTTATTCTTTTGTTAGGATAACCCGGCAGACATTAATTATGATTTTTCCCATTGTCTTTATTGGAACGATGGCAAAGATGATTTTGAAAACTGTTTTTAAACCAGATGGATTTATTTATAATATTGCTTTTCTTGATGTAATACCACAGAACGTGTTGCGGATTATTCAATTTATGTTAACTAGCATTAGTCAATTAACCTTAGGGATTCTAGGAATTTATACTGTTTATATGGCAGCAAAGTTTACGGCGAAAAGGTATCGGCGAGACGGTAAATTTGCCGGAATAACCGCTATTTTGACCCTTTTACTAATGTCTTATCGTTATGGCAAGTCGTCCCCGCAATTTTCCCTTAGCTTTTATCAACGGCTCCTCAGTGGCAATAGTTTGTTAATCGTTTTAATTCTTGGTTACGGAATCGGCCAGCTTTACCGGTGGTTAACCCAGCCAAAAGATGATGATAATACCAATGCGTTGCCGTTATTACAGGAACGATCATTTAGTTCAATGCTGCCAATGACAATTAGTCTTATTTTTGGAGTGACAGTTGCTCTTTTCTTAAATTCCAACACAATCTATCATGCTTGGTCAGCAAGTTACTCCACGTTAGTTACGACTGCCCAAGAGCATCGGCAACTATGGCTGACGTTATTAGCTACAATGGGGCTAACAATATTTGATTGGTTAGGATTAGGTGTTCCATACACTTCGATGGCGTTAACCTCTGGAGATTCATTTACTGCTAACTTGAACTATGCGTTTGCTCATGGAACTCCATGGAATGTGCCGTATGAGTTTTTAGGCAGTTCTCTTTATAATTCATTTGCTAACTTTGGGGGCGATGGATTGATCCTGGCCTTGATAGTTGCCATTCTGTTAACTTCTAATGGCTCCTACATGCATCGTGTTGCACGGTGGACAGCCTTACCAACATTATTTAATTTTAATTATGCAACAATGATTGGCTTACCGGTTGTATTTAACCCATTATTTCTGATCCCATTTGTCTTCTTACCGATTGTAAACATTCTCCTTGCCAGTTTAGCGATTGCGATTCACTTAATACCTTCAACGCCTTACCCGGTTTTGCAGGGGACACCAGGACCGCTTATTAGTTTTTTGGGGACAAATGGCAATTGGGGAATTTTGATTTTTACCTTGGTATTGCTTTTAATCGATATCGCTGCTTATATCCCCTTTGTAAAAATGACCTTAGTAGTTGAAAATCGCTTAACATTAGCAGAACAGGGCGTGACCAGTCATGAAAAAAATGACTAA
- a CDS encoding alpha/beta hydrolase: MKKMTKLILHTRLVLIGLILILVLMAIPAYFWMKDTNKYLAAQHNSRTSPIIMVPGSSATQNRFNPLIRKLNEDSPKKHSVLRLEVMNSGKIVSQGWINRGDNEPIIVIGFENNHDGYQNIKKQAQMVNQAFERLTEEYNFNNFKAFGHSNGGLVWTYWLEHYYSKYKDAITIKRLMTLGTPYNFAESSVSHPTQMFSDFVKYRSRIPKNLLVYSVAGTETYTSDGLVPEGSVDAGRYIYQKQVAHYTSITVTGKDAQHSRLPQNKQIVRLIEEYLLDPNDNGNPNSQNKQGATQN, encoded by the coding sequence ATGAAAAAAATGACTAAATTAATTCTCCACACTCGTTTAGTATTGATTGGCCTAATATTGATCTTAGTCCTAATGGCAATCCCAGCATATTTTTGGATGAAAGATACAAATAAATATTTAGCTGCCCAACATAATTCTAGAACGTCGCCGATAATTATGGTTCCAGGAAGCTCAGCAACACAAAACCGCTTTAATCCGCTTATTCGTAAACTTAACGAAGATAGTCCTAAAAAACATAGTGTGTTGCGATTAGAAGTAATGAATAGCGGTAAAATTGTTTCGCAAGGATGGATAAATCGTGGCGATAACGAGCCAATTATCGTGATTGGCTTTGAGAATAATCATGATGGTTATCAAAATATAAAGAAACAAGCACAAATGGTTAATCAGGCTTTTGAACGATTGACGGAAGAGTATAACTTTAATAACTTTAAGGCGTTTGGCCATTCCAATGGGGGTCTAGTATGGACTTATTGGTTGGAACATTACTACTCTAAATATAAAGATGCGATTACAATTAAAAGGCTGATGACACTGGGAACGCCATACAACTTTGCGGAATCTTCTGTTAGCCATCCGACACAAATGTTTTCTGATTTTGTAAAGTATCGGAGTCGGATTCCCAAAAACTTATTAGTTTATTCGGTCGCGGGAACAGAAACTTATACATCCGATGGCCTTGTCCCAGAAGGAAGCGTCGATGCTGGTAGGTATATTTACCAAAAACAAGTGGCCCATTATACGAGTATAACGGTCACGGGAAAAGATGCTCAGCACTCTAGATTGCCGCAAAATAAGCAGATTGTACGGTTAATTGAAGAGTATCTGCTTGATCCAAATGACAATGGTAATCCTAATTCGCAAAATAAGCAGGGGGCTACTCAAAATTAA
- the ppsA gene encoding phosphoenolpyruvate synthase, with amino-acid sequence MEKREQKNVLWFDELHRSGVNLVGGKSSSLGEMTSAMKIPVPYGFATTTHAYRQFMAETGLNDQINKLLAEINDYENADELHRVCSHIRQMIVEAPMPSEIAMTIKKAYTALSEKMGETEPFVAIRSSATAEDLPNASFAGQQESYLNVRGAEMVLAKVQECYASLFTDRATYYRHKQHFPHEKVALSAAVQMMVFSKASGVMFSVNVANGNDAQIVIDTIWGLGEYIVLGKVTPDHFVINKNNLQVVERSVVPKAIELCQTPGGGVHEESVPADRAIQPALTEDQIHELAGYAKEIEKHYGCYMDMEFALDARTDRLWLVQARPETVWSNKNNKQATKESTVSMNKTKKILVKGLTASPGVSTGKVHVIADPKDIDEFEKGEILVTLMTSPDWVPAMKKASAIITDNGGMTCHAAIVSREMQIPCIVGTKSCGQAVTEMLQDGAQVTVDAKNGVVYQGDLAEQFNGEKETTECHHAEYYAPTATRVMMNLGDPELAEKYAELPVDGIGLMREEFLLTTYIHDHPLYLIETGHPEKVVDMLADGIAKVARAIAPRPMVLRFSDFKSGEYRNLTGGDKYEPHEPADLLGWRGASRYYDSKYIEAFKLELAAVKKVRQEFRLKNLNVMIPFVRTVAEADKVTKLMAAAGLHRGPDFKVYMMAEIPSNIILADQFNKYVDGYSIGSNDLAMLILGCDRNNDTVAHLFDERNLAVKRAISHLIKAAHQDNKTVSICGQAPSEYPELASFLIQQGIDYISVNPDMVKETKQNVARIEQRIILDNATGKGRQAVENYAW; translated from the coding sequence ATGGAAAAGCGCGAACAAAAGAATGTTTTATGGTTTGATGAATTGCATCGCTCTGGCGTTAATCTCGTTGGTGGGAAGTCCTCTTCATTAGGTGAAATGACTTCTGCAATGAAAATTCCAGTTCCATATGGCTTTGCAACGACAACTCACGCTTATCGTCAATTTATGGCGGAAACGGGATTAAACGACCAAATTAATAAATTATTAGCTGAAATTAATGATTATGAAAATGCTGATGAACTTCATCGGGTTTGCTCACATATCCGGCAGATGATTGTCGAAGCACCGATGCCAAGTGAGATTGCTATGACAATCAAAAAAGCTTATACAGCCTTATCAGAAAAAATGGGTGAAACCGAACCGTTTGTAGCGATTAGGTCAAGTGCTACCGCTGAAGATTTACCAAATGCTTCTTTTGCGGGGCAGCAAGAATCGTATTTGAACGTGCGTGGAGCTGAAATGGTATTAGCAAAGGTTCAAGAATGTTATGCTTCCTTGTTTACCGATCGGGCAACCTATTACCGGCATAAGCAACATTTTCCTCATGAAAAAGTGGCTTTATCGGCGGCCGTTCAGATGATGGTTTTCTCAAAAGCTTCTGGGGTTATGTTTTCAGTTAACGTGGCGAACGGAAATGATGCCCAAATTGTTATTGATACGATTTGGGGATTAGGTGAATACATTGTTTTAGGAAAAGTAACACCAGATCATTTTGTAATTAATAAAAATAATCTTCAAGTAGTAGAACGTTCGGTAGTTCCGAAGGCGATTGAATTGTGTCAAACCCCTGGTGGCGGAGTGCATGAAGAATCGGTGCCAGCAGACCGGGCAATCCAGCCGGCACTAACTGAAGACCAAATTCATGAATTAGCGGGATATGCAAAAGAAATTGAAAAGCACTATGGTTGTTACATGGACATGGAATTTGCGCTAGATGCACGCACAGATCGGTTATGGCTAGTGCAAGCTCGTCCAGAAACGGTTTGGTCGAATAAAAATAATAAGCAAGCAACAAAGGAGTCCACTGTCTCAATGAATAAAACTAAAAAAATCTTGGTCAAAGGATTAACGGCAAGTCCAGGCGTTTCCACTGGAAAGGTGCACGTAATTGCGGATCCTAAAGATATTGATGAATTTGAAAAAGGAGAAATATTAGTAACGTTGATGACTTCGCCTGACTGGGTACCGGCAATGAAAAAAGCATCAGCAATCATCACCGATAATGGTGGAATGACCTGCCATGCCGCAATTGTTTCTCGTGAAATGCAGATCCCATGTATTGTTGGAACTAAGAGCTGTGGGCAAGCAGTTACTGAAATGCTGCAAGATGGCGCACAAGTAACCGTTGATGCTAAAAACGGGGTCGTTTATCAAGGCGATCTTGCAGAACAATTTAACGGCGAAAAGGAGACAACGGAATGTCACCATGCAGAATATTACGCGCCGACTGCAACCAGGGTCATGATGAATTTAGGCGATCCAGAACTAGCAGAAAAATATGCAGAACTTCCTGTTGATGGTATTGGCTTAATGCGAGAAGAATTTCTTTTGACGACTTATATTCATGATCATCCCCTCTACTTAATTGAAACTGGTCATCCTGAAAAAGTTGTTGATATGTTAGCAGATGGGATTGCTAAAGTGGCTCGGGCGATTGCTCCACGGCCGATGGTTTTACGTTTTTCTGATTTTAAGTCGGGAGAATACCGTAATTTAACGGGCGGCGATAAATATGAGCCCCATGAACCTGCCGACTTATTGGGATGGCGCGGCGCTTCTCGGTACTATGATTCCAAATATATCGAAGCTTTTAAGCTAGAACTTGCGGCGGTAAAAAAGGTGCGTCAAGAATTCCGGTTAAAGAACCTCAATGTAATGATTCCGTTTGTCCGCACCGTTGCCGAAGCTGATAAAGTTACAAAATTAATGGCAGCTGCCGGGTTACATCGTGGTCCAGATTTTAAGGTATACATGATGGCCGAGATCCCAAGTAATATCATCTTGGCAGATCAGTTTAATAAATATGTTGATGGTTATTCGATTGGGTCCAATGATTTAGCAATGCTTATTTTAGGTTGTGATCGGAATAATGATACAGTGGCCCACCTCTTTGATGAACGCAATCTTGCGGTAAAACGTGCGATTAGCCACCTTATCAAGGCTGCTCACCAAGATAACAAGACGGTTTCAATATGTGGGCAAGCACCATCTGAATATCCTGAATTAGCATCTTTCTTAATTCAACAAGGGATTGATTATATTTCAGTTAATCCAGATATGGTTAAAGAAACCAAACAGAACGTGGCAAGGATTGAACAGCGCATAATCCTGGATAATGCGACGGGTAAGGGACGACAAGCTGTGGAAAATTATGCATGGTAG
- a CDS encoding UDP-N-acetylglucosamine 1-carboxyvinyltransferase, with the protein MKKMIIQGGNRLSGEVTIGGAKNSTVALIPAAILADTPVEFDTVPDILDVHNLMIILESMNVKSEFSHGVLDIDPTQIVEAELPSKAIKSLRASYYFMGALLGRFHRATLTFPGGDNIGPRPIDQHLKAFKALGATVSEEKGTVHLDAPNGLHGSRIFLDMVSVGATINAILAAVRAEGTTIIENAAREPEIIDLATFLNNMGAKIRGTGTDTIRITGVKALQSMNTHTIIADRIEAGTYLSLAAALGDGVMIHNVIPEHLESFTSKMIEMGVNLQIDSDKIYVPKSSNLHPVTVKTMPFPGFATDLQQPLTPLMSLADGDSTIVDTIYPKRVKHISQLQKMGMKIEAHDGMIVVKHTEELHGAEVSAGEIRAGAALTIAGLMADGQTVINNAGNILRGYDRIVWKLNRLHANVSIEDDSSVKIG; encoded by the coding sequence ATGAAGAAAATGATCATTCAAGGAGGAAACCGTCTTTCTGGCGAAGTCACGATCGGTGGTGCCAAAAATAGTACAGTGGCATTAATCCCAGCTGCTATTCTTGCGGATACCCCTGTAGAGTTTGACACGGTTCCAGATATCTTGGATGTTCACAATCTGATGATTATTTTGGAGTCAATGAATGTAAAGTCCGAGTTTAGTCACGGAGTTTTAGATATTGATCCAACACAAATCGTAGAAGCTGAACTTCCAAGCAAGGCAATTAAAAGTCTTCGGGCTTCCTATTACTTTATGGGTGCATTATTAGGTCGTTTCCATCGCGCGACATTAACATTTCCGGGAGGCGATAATATCGGCCCCCGCCCAATTGACCAACACTTAAAAGCATTTAAAGCACTTGGAGCAACCGTTAGCGAAGAAAAAGGTACTGTTCATTTAGATGCGCCGAATGGCTTACATGGGTCTCGGATCTTTTTAGATATGGTATCAGTTGGTGCAACGATTAATGCTATCTTAGCAGCTGTTCGCGCTGAAGGAACAACGATTATTGAAAATGCAGCTCGTGAGCCAGAAATTATCGACTTGGCAACATTCTTAAATAATATGGGCGCCAAAATTCGCGGGACTGGAACCGATACTATCCGTATCACTGGAGTAAAGGCCCTTCAGTCAATGAATACTCATACAATTATTGCTGATCGGATTGAAGCAGGAACATACCTATCATTGGCTGCAGCGCTTGGTGATGGCGTTATGATCCATAATGTTATTCCTGAACACTTAGAATCATTTACAAGTAAAATGATTGAAATGGGTGTTAACCTACAAATTGATAGCGATAAGATTTATGTACCAAAATCCAGCAATTTACATCCAGTTACAGTTAAGACGATGCCATTCCCTGGCTTTGCTACCGATTTACAACAACCGCTTACTCCATTAATGTCGCTTGCTGATGGTGATAGTACGATTGTTGATACTATCTATCCAAAGCGTGTAAAACATATTTCCCAATTACAAAAAATGGGGATGAAGATTGAAGCGCATGATGGGATGATTGTCGTTAAACATACAGAAGAGCTTCATGGCGCAGAGGTCTCGGCAGGTGAGATTCGTGCCGGAGCAGCTTTAACAATTGCTGGTTTAATGGCAGATGGACAGACTGTAATTAATAATGCTGGAAATATTTTACGGGGTTACGATCGGATTGTCTGGAAGCTTAATCGCCTTCACGCCAATGTTTCTATTGAGGACGATTCTTCAGTAAAAATTGGTTAG
- a CDS encoding CTP synthase encodes MTKYIFVTGGVVSSLGKGIVAASLGRLLKNRGLKIAIQKFDPYINVDPGTMSPYQHGEVFVTDDGTETDLDLGHYERFIDNDLNKYSNVTTGKIYSEVLRKERRGDYLGGTVQVIPHITNAIKDKIKRAGESTDAEVVITEIGGTVGDIESQPFMEAIRQMKEEVGSDNVLYIHTTLVPYLRAAGEMKTKPTQHSVRELRGLGIQPNILVVRTEQPITDDMRKKIALFCDVDPKAVVESMDVHTLYEIPLNLQKQGMDQLVVDHFGLDVPEADMTEWTEMVNHIEHDLTKTVKIAMVGKYTDLQDAYISVNESLRHAGYPVNAKVKIDHFNAENITPENVEETLKDYDGILVPGGFGNRGVEGMITAIKYARENDVPYLGICLGMQTACIEFARDVLGYTDANSTEFDTNTKHNIIDLMADQADIEDMGGTQRLGAYPCKLKPGTVAAAAYGNQSMISERHRHRYEFNNDYRQEMENHGLVISGVNPDRNLVEVVEIPDKKFFVAAQYHPEFKSRPNHPEGLFAAFVKAAAEDK; translated from the coding sequence CTGCCTCTTTAGGACGATTATTAAAAAATCGGGGCCTAAAGATTGCAATTCAAAAGTTTGATCCCTACATCAATGTTGACCCCGGTACGATGAGTCCATACCAACACGGTGAAGTTTTTGTGACTGATGACGGAACGGAAACTGATTTGGACCTTGGTCACTATGAACGTTTTATCGATAATGATCTCAATAAATATTCAAATGTTACAACGGGTAAAATCTACTCTGAAGTTCTTCGTAAGGAACGCCGTGGGGATTACCTTGGTGGGACAGTACAAGTTATTCCGCACATCACTAATGCCATTAAGGACAAGATTAAGCGTGCTGGTGAAAGTACGGATGCTGAAGTTGTAATTACCGAAATTGGTGGTACAGTTGGGGACATTGAATCACAACCATTCATGGAAGCTATTCGCCAAATGAAAGAAGAAGTGGGCAGTGACAATGTATTGTACATCCACACTACCTTAGTACCATATCTTCGTGCTGCTGGTGAAATGAAGACTAAGCCAACTCAACACAGTGTTCGCGAATTACGTGGTTTAGGAATCCAACCTAACATTTTGGTAGTCCGGACAGAGCAACCAATTACTGATGATATGCGGAAGAAGATCGCTTTATTCTGTGATGTTGATCCTAAAGCCGTTGTTGAATCAATGGATGTTCATACCCTTTATGAAATTCCGTTAAACTTACAAAAGCAAGGCATGGATCAATTGGTTGTCGACCACTTTGGTTTAGATGTACCAGAAGCTGACATGACAGAATGGACAGAAATGGTAAATCATATCGAACACGACTTAACTAAGACCGTTAAGATTGCGATGGTTGGTAAGTATACTGATTTACAGGATGCTTATATTTCAGTTAATGAATCATTACGTCATGCTGGTTATCCTGTAAATGCTAAGGTAAAGATTGACCACTTTAATGCTGAAAACATTACTCCAGAAAATGTTGAAGAAACATTGAAAGACTACGATGGAATTCTTGTTCCTGGTGGTTTTGGAAACCGGGGAGTAGAAGGAATGATCACTGCAATTAAGTATGCTCGGGAAAATGATGTTCCTTACCTCGGTATTTGTTTAGGGATGCAAACAGCATGTATTGAATTTGCACGGGATGTATTAGGTTACACTGATGCAAACTCAACTGAATTTGATACAAACACAAAACACAATATTATTGACTTGATGGCAGATCAAGCAGACATTGAAGATATGGGAGGAACACAACGGCTTGGTGCATATCCATGTAAGCTTAAGCCAGGAACAGTTGCTGCAGCGGCTTATGGTAACCAATCAATGATCAGTGAACGGCACCGTCACCGTTATGAATTTAACAACGACTACCGTCAAGAAATGGAAAATCATGGCTTGGTTATTTCCGGAGTGAACCCCGATCGGAATTTAGTTGAAGTAGTCGAAATTCCTGATAAGAAATTCTTCGTGGCTGCTCAATACCACCCAGAATTTAAGTCACGTCCTAACCACCCAGAAGGATTATTTGCTGCATTTGTGAAAGCAGCTGCTGAGGACAAATAA